The window CCTGCAATAGTGTCTTATCTGCCTGAACAATTCGCTGAAGGTGCATAATTGTAGTAATATGCAAGTGATTTTAAATTTCTATTGTTTTTTATCTTTTTAGGAAGAAGATGAAttagatggtgatgatgatgatgacgatgttcATCTCTTGGAAAAATGTAACATGTTAGAAATGAGGATTGGTGAACTGGAACTTGAAAATACGGTACAGATCAATGAAAAGGCGTCAATGGATACAAAACTAGATCGAATGAAAAAGGAAAATGATCAACTCATGAACAGTATTCAGGGATTAAAACAAGACAATTCTGAACTAAAGAAACAATTACGAAGTGCTGGTAGTGAAACGGGTGATTTACAAAAGGAGCTTGAATCTTTGAAAAATGATATGTTGAGATTAAAGGATGTCCAGGatgataaaaacaatgaattggTCGAAACGCAGCAAAAGTTGGAGGAATATCGGACTGATTCTCGTAAAAAGAAGAGGCAGGTTCGTGAAAAGGATGACCAGATCTCTGATTTGAAGGatcaggttgaaaagaaaagtgcaGAGTCAGATAGACTTTCGAAGCGGTATGAAAATATCCTTGCACAACTGGAGGAGAAGACGTCATCTCTTGAGCTGAACCGGGTAGACTCAAAGATGATGAAGGAACGTGAGTCGCAGCTTGCAAAAGTTCAGGCGGAGTTAGAGAGAAAGAATCGGGAGTGTGCTGATATGATGAATAAGTACAACGCAGTCAGTACAGAGGTTCAGGATCTGCGAGCTGCTCTAGAGGAGAGCAGTCGCAGGCAAAATCAGCACACGGATAGCTTACAAACGCGGGATGAGCTAGTTGAGAGTTTGAACTCTGAGCTTTCCAAACTCAAAAGGGATTGTCAGACCCTTGAAAGACAGTCAAATGATATGTCAAAGGAGTTACAAGACACAAAGACAACCCTACGAGACAGTTTACAGATCCTTGACTCGCAGAAATCACGGGTCGATGAAAAAGATGAACAAATTCACGATTTGAAGAAACAGTTGGAGAAGCGCAATTATGATTTTGAAGATATGTTTATTAAGTGTGAGGATTTGACGTCAGAGTTGGAGCACATGAAGACAACGCTGGAAGAACATGAGGATGAACTTGATCAGGAGAAGGCAGAGTCTGATGAAAAGGAAGCAGAGATTGAGGACCTGAAACAAGTGGTTGCCAAGAAATCAGGTGACTGTGAGCTGCTGCTGAAGAAATACAACGAACTGCTGGCTGAGAATGATGATCTGAAAGCAGGTGTGGAAACTGGTCATGAGCTGGCGCTACTTGACCAGTTGGAGGAGAAGGAAGAAGACATTATCAAGTTGAGAGAAGATTTAGAAGATCGGACAGAGGACTGTGAGGATCTGTCCGATAGGATCGATGACTTGGAGCACCAGCTTGTTGATGCCAAGGCAGCATTGGTTGAGGCCGAACACCGTGCCAACAGACAACAGAATAAAGAAAGAAGAACGGAATCAGTTGATGTTTCTACTGAGACTGACTTTGATATTCCAAGTAGTGCAGTCCTGCCAGTCAAAATGGATCAAATCGTGCAGACATTTTTCGTGGAGCAAAAGCAGTCGCGATCGTTAGACAGTGATTACTCCTCAGACATTAACATAATCAAATCTCTGAGGTCAAAGGTTAAGGAGAACGAGGATAAATGCGATGAGTTAGATTTCATGAACATTAAACTGAATGAAAAGGTGCGAGCTCTCATGGAGCAGTATGACGGTGAGATCAAATCTTATGGTGCAAGAATTGACGATCttgtggagaaactgagacAAGAACAAATCAAGAAACGTCGGAAGCAAGAGATGGCCGTGGCGATGAGAGGTGAAGCAGTTGGGTATTCTAAAGATGTCGAACGAGAACTCTTGAAGGTGGAGCAGAAAATCGCTCAGGCGGAGACGGAACTAATCCAGCAGGAGAGTACAGCAGAGGAGTTAGAAAATCAAATTGGATCTGTGGAACTCAAGTTGTCCAGCCGCAAAGATGAAGATGAGGGGATGTCATCCCAGGAGGAGGGTTCGTGTAGTACAGTGTCTTCACCTGGAGTTAGCGATAGTGAACAAGATAGAGATGGCACTTTTGAACCGATCAGTTTGTTCCAGGATGGCCAGGATTATGACAACAATAACTCGAATCAGTTCTTCAGCAGGATACAGGGATTGCATGACAAGGTGGCGCAATCAAATGCTAAGCTGAAGGAAGTCTTGGGGATGTTGGATTCATCACatgaagaggaggaggaggaggatgtcACGCCTGCTTCTCAGGAGCAGACGCATGATGTCCGGCAACGTCTGGCGCAGTGTGAGCAACGTCTGCAGAGTATGACATCACGCCTTCAGAGCAATGAAAACTCCCACCAGTCTTCACATGCTTCAACCCCACCTTTAGGACATCAAACGTTGCGAGGAGTTATATCAACACACGAGTCAACATTATCTGTCTTGCAGGATTGCCGAAATCGTTTATCAGAATCTCTACACGGATTGGAATCCTACGACAATGCAGATACGCTGAACGATTGTTTGGAAGCGATCCGAGAAACCGTGACTGACATGATTCACCATGCCCAAAGTGAAGAATCAGCGATTAAGGATAATAGGACGACGCTATTGAGAACGTTACAAATGGCTGGGGAGGATGTGACTGATCATTTGGAAGAACCTCTGAGGTCAAGGTCGCGACCTAGGACTCCTGAAGTTGTCAAAAATATGACCAATGCTGAAAAATTGGACGTGTACGCAGAAAATGTTGCCCTTAAGTCCTTAATTGGTGGAGAAGCCTCATATATTAATCGCCATTGGCGGGAAGAGTTCATTCAAGAGAGAGATCAGTATTTTGAAGAGTTGCGGCTAGCAACAGAGAGAATTGGTGAACTGGAAGATACGGTAGATTATCTGACTGATGCCCTTGATGAGGAGCGGTCGCGTGGGATGATGTTGAAACGACAAGGATCACTTGATTCCTACGCTAGTTTATTCTCTGAGAGTATGATACATCACGGTATTGCCGTCTCAAAACTCCAGTCAATAGAACAGCAACGGGGGAACGAGCGAGATCGTATGCTTGCAGAAGTGCAGGAATTGAATGAGAAAATTGCACGTCTAGAGGATGCACTTCATAAAACTAGGAGTGAGAAACAATCAAACATTTCTGGCAGGAGTAATAACATGGCCAGGTCTGTGCCTGAACTTGCTACGGTGTTGTCTGAAAACATTACATTGGAAGCACAGAAGAGTGCTCTGATGAAGGAATACCAAGAATCTATGTTTACTATTCGCGAGCAACAAGTTAAAGAATTTAAAGTGTTCCATGATCGAATTCAATCCATGGAGTCCAAAATATCTGAACTGTCTGACCCCAATCAGTTGTCGCGTGCAAATTCTGCTGACAATCCGTTAATCAAAGCCGCTATATCTCGATCACAATCTGAAGTTGGTGCTAAACTTGAAAGTCTTCTCCCTCCTTCTTTATATGAGGAAGACTGGAGTGTTTATGGCCAGGCAACATCTCTAGTCTCCAAGGCCATGGCTCAAGCTGAACTGACCGTGCGTATTAACCGATTGCGTGATAGTCTGGTCAACTGCACATCGAAACAGGAGCAGTTACGTGTTCTGGATCAGGAGATGGACCTCGCACAGACAAAGTTACGTAGTAGAGAAAAACTCATGACAGAAATGGTGGACAGttataaagaaaagaaaatcaaCGATCTTGCACAGTTGATATCTAGCAATACTCTGTTACCGCTTTCCCCGGTGCAAAGTCAGTTTGAAAATGGCTCCATTGATGAGTTGTGGAGCCGCATTGAATCACACGAGACATCCTCAGTTAACAAAACAAACTACAATCGAGTTCTCTCAAAGTTATTGGGTATGGTCAATAAGCTAGCTGGGTTGTATAGAACTTTAGACATGGTTGGTGAGAGCTCAGAACTTCAGGCAAAACTGGAGGCATCAGTCCAACAAGAGGTCGAGGTCCTGACAGAGGAGTTGTTGTTGAAATGTGAGGAGACACCATCGACTGAGCAGGCTGGAATCATCACTGAGGAGTTTATGCACAATATGGTGTACAACCTGGCAGATATCCTGGCACAGAGATCAGCTATCGAGGCCCAGTTCCAGTACATCTCTGACCTTCAACAGAAATACAAGGTAAGTGTGACTTATATCCGTTACACTGTAATCCTAAAGCATGTGGTAGGGcttcattttaaaaagtaaCCTTCCCGACCAGATGGGGCCAAGTCAGAAGAATGGTggtttcaaatgaaaatatgtTGATGCTGAGATTTGGGAAAAGGTCGGATTTGAAACCAAAAGTGTATGTCTGATATTAGGCTTTTCAATACTGAGTGTAAAGTAAATGTCTTGTGTTGATATCTCTTCGACAGCTCTGGTATTGTCAAGTGTGGATGAATTCCATGAAGGTATCTAACTCTTGTCGTGAAGCTGTCGTCCATCTTATATTTGTTGTGTGCCTATAATGTTGTGCTAAtttgaaacagcagtgaccagcTTTCTAGCAAACTTCTCAATTCTGTTTTGAGTTTCAAGTCATACATTTCATAACTTTGGTGATGGGTTTATTTTGATAACCTCTTAATAAATAACTTATTACAGACTTTTCTAAAATCTTAATAACTTAAAATTTTCGAATATTAATCAAGATCAAAAGAGACCCATTCATACTGAATTTTCAATTTATCCTATGTTCCAACTGAGTGTCTTGAAACCATTTCTTTGGTTGTGATCTATTGTCCTTCAAACATTATGTTTACATTTCAGGATGAGCGAGATTCTGAGATTGCACCAGGCTTGATGTCGCCTGAAGAAATGGACTCGGTTTCACTGCCAGATGCTGCTACAGGTGAGATTTAGACCCTGAACTTGCTAACCAAGTTTGATAGGACTCGGGACAACCTGTAGTTTAACGAATTAGTCTTCACTACCAGCCTCTTTCATGCGGACTTGAAGCAATCCTGGACAAGATAGTAAAGGTCACTCAAGAGGAATGACTTGGCATGTCCACGGAACTCAGTCTTTCTCACCTATTCATACAACAATGCTTAGTTAATCTGAGGTCTATTTGATCTCAGCTGTAATCCGATTCCCGAAGCACAACCCTCCTCCCTATTGTAACATCTATCTATACAAAGCTAACCACATCAATAGATGTAACCTCTTCTTCACTCATCAAACATCAGAAATACTTCATTACTCATCTACACCGGTTCTGGCTTAAAAAGGCTTATTATTATCGATGAACCACATTCATCATCAAGTGTAACAATCTCAGTTTTATACTCTTCCCATGAATTGAACTCGTCCAAATCTTTTCTTCTTTAATATTTTAAAATTTGGAATTCTCTTGTCTCTATAGTTCTTTGACCATAATTTCTCCATAACTTTTCCAGTGTATTTTGTGTAATATTTGGGTGTAAGTAACACATTTCATCTGCTCAGAATGGTGTGTGCcccatttcaaagattttagttGATTGTTTTTAGGAAGGTCCCACAATTATTCTTAATTACCTGAAAGATTGATCTAGTTTACGACTGCATTTTGCATGGAAGGAACAAACTAACACCGATTCTTATATTCATGCAACCTTTGGGCTTGCATGATACACCCACTGACCCTACTGTATTTCTTTGAAATGGATGCAACACTTTTTATGTTGCATTCAACAATGCATCAATATCACTAGCTTTACCAATTGTCACTGGATCAAAATCTGTTGATGAAATGCCAGCCACTATTCACTTTCAATTTATTGGACATGTGTAGCCTTGGTTTAGCCAAAGTGGAGAGAAACTGCGTCATCATGCTTGATCCTGAGATGATCTCTAAATCTAGTGATATCCCATCTTCCTGACCTGTTCATGGTTCATCGATGTCTCACCAGTGCTTTTCAAGGAGTCACCATCCCTTGAAACCACACCGCTCACCTGTCGACATGCTAACTTCACGTCACGCAAACGCACAACGCATGCACACAACAGTCTTGGTTACATTAGTCATGTTTTAACTCGACAACAACACTCTAATTTCACCGTGAACAAACTTGTCAACCATTTAAACTAACATCAATTGATCTTCAAAGTTGCACTTGCATTAGAGCATCAAACCTTGAATGAATGTATGTGTTTTTGTGGCTTGGTGATAAGTAAATATATGTTTGTCTGTGAGTCCAACACAACGACATCTCAACTTCAGCTCAGTCGTGTTTTGATGATTGGTTTGTTGGGCCACTTGTATAAAGTGCTTGTGTTTGTAGCTTTACTAACCATCCTTCCCCTCTATAACCCGCAGCATGGCAATATAGAAGGTAAGATCTCACTCTTCTCCAACTGGTGGAACATTGTCATCATTTCTGTCTCTGCTAACCGTAATCTGCCAAACTGCACATCTTGTTTCTCACCACCAATTGTTGTCACTCTTTGTGTCTGCTGTTTGAAAGTAGATCATTACTTAGAGGCAGGGACCATCATTCTCTCACTTCATCATACTCTGCTTTAaaaaattcaagagaattttcTAGGATTTGGCAGATTTAGGTTTTTCATAGTTTCTGTCCTTTGCTTGAATCATGCTTTGTGGGTGTGGGGCACATCTGGTCAAACGTCATCAAGGTTTTTCAAACATGTATGGATGACTCTTTAGATACTCTCTGGATGTATGGAAATAAGACTATTTTTGTTAATATCATAGTGGTGTAACTCATCATGGCTTGCTCAATCTAATGAAATACTGCTTGTTCACTGGTGCTGAGTTCATTACCTCTCCTGTCTGAGGTGGAAGCAACACTTTCAACTGATCAACCTTGGTTTAGAATTCCTTTGATTTGATTCAGTAGTACATAGTCTTGTCTGTATTGGCATGGTGGTCTTGTTACTTTAAAATAGGGGTTTATACTTTTCGCACTTTGTATGATAGTCAATATTGGTAGCATAACTGAAGACAGTGCTTTAAAAACCAATGTTGTTCCTCGTGTCCCTGTTTCATGAATGATGGCCTTCACTATAGTGTTAACCTTCTGCATGTTTGCCAGCATGGGGGACCTCCACCATGGTACATTTGTGGTAAAGCTCCAACATCTAATCGGTTGAAGAGCTGTACTGATACTTCCATTACTGATGACATCTTTGTAAACTTAtactttaacaccttcagcgccgaaccacgtaaatctacgtggcccaaatccccacTCTGagttggttatcggagtctaatggacttcatgaaagaactacgccatcgccatcttcagggcaaggcagaactgaaaagaccgtttggtcttttcaattcctgccgtgccctgaagatggcgatgtcgTAGttcttcatgaagtccatgagactccgataaccagctcaaaggggggggatttgggcgtagatctacgtggttcggcgctgaaggtgttaaattcAGTCAGATACCTTTTATTACTTGGGCATCTTGTCTCTCAGTACATTAATCTGTGTTATCTATGTATTTGCAGAGAACGACCCACTCTCAGGCGGTATCAATTCAATGGCGGATATTATTAATGACCTGCCCAGTGATGAAGGAGAGGCGGATTTGACTATTGACCTGATTTCACCCGTTTTAGACATAGAGAGTTTGCCGCGTGTTGACAATGATGCTGTTGATGGTACAGAGGATGGTGACTCTGTTTTCACAACAACTACGAACTCGTCTGATAAGAGTCAGGTCGTCGAGATGTTTAAGGAAAGGTTGCAGAACGTTGGGAAGAATACTGAGGCTGTGAGGCCGAGGGAGCGACGCGAGAGGAACAGTCGTGGTTCTTTGAGTGGTGAGCGAAGGGGTAGGAGCTCAACCAGCAGTGAGACATCTGGTGTTTCTGAGTCAGGTGCTGCGAGAGGGGTGAGGGCAAGGGTTCTTGACCATAGTGCCAGGTCTAAGAGTACTCCAGATGTTGTCATTAACCTTGAGCAGAGTGGCTTCACGCCCATTGGTGACTCTGACAGTCCTCGACGTAGTTCTGATAGACAATCTCGTATTACTGTGAAACGCACTCCAGCGATGGTTGTTAGGCGGCCACCATCTCCACTCAGAAAAGCCACCTCACAGCCAAGTCTTGTTGTTGGTACACCAAAATCTCGTCGAGGAACCTCCCCAGTAAGACGGCgacctgcttcaccagccagaCGGGGTACTTCACCGGTGAGGAGAAAGACTAATCCTGCATCTCGCCGCCCGCCCTCACCAATCTCTTCAGCTGCCCGGAGAACGTCTTCTGCTGGTCGAGCCAAGAAGCCACCCACTAACCTCCAGCCTCTGTCACCAATACCATCTTTGCCCTTGAGACCAAGGAAAAAGATTGTCATCAAGTCACTACAAGCTCCTAAACTCCCCAAGAAAATGCCACCGATGAAAATGACTCCTAAAAAGATGGAAGATCGTTTTGTTCCCTCATTTAGCTTGCACCGTGAGCCAGCACCGCCTGGTACAGAAGTCCAGGATATATTCAAATGATGGTCTTCCTCTTACAACTATTTCTTCCCTGTTTTAACCTAATCATACAATCCTAACTGTTCTATGACTCTCAAGCTAAGTTTTTGGTGCATGGGCCTTTATCTAATttgaatcaaaaatggaaattgATTATGTTGGCTGTTTTGATGCTGAGTATAAATCAATTAGGTATTTGGGATACTAAAACTCTATGTCGTAGGTCGTACTTTGACCGAACTGATTATGATGTTGATTTAACACGTTCAACATCAGATAACTTTAAATTTTACTTGAAGCTTTTGTGTCATTTATGAACCAGTTTTGCATTCATTGCAAAGCGAAGTAGTTTCTGAGATTATTGAAGAATTGTTCCAATTTCCTTGACCAAAGAAAAAGTTTTCTTGACATTGTCCAATGTGTGTCCTTATTAACATCAGCCCCATAGTTTTCGCGTGGAGGCTCAAAAGGACAATGACATCTACCTCTGAAGAACCCTATAGGTGTTGCTTGGTACACAATGCTATATCTCTGACAACCTTTAACCATGATGGCTTTCACCTGATTTTgatattatttttattttgaggacttttaattttatatttttatgcATGGGCTACATTCCATACTTATTTTCAGTGTTTTATGCCATTTTGCATCATTGTAAAGTAGAAATTGTATGTTTTTAGCAGTTTATTTATGGGGTCATTCCCCCGACTAAGTACGTGTACAGTACATACACAAGGGTGAGAAAAGATAGGATTGAATTTGTCAGCCTTCTGCTCTCTGCCTAAGGCAGGAACGTAGAATCTCTTGAACCATGGTGTCCTTTCATGAGGAAAAGCTCCTTGACAATTTTCTGCAGAATTACACCCCAGTAGAATAAATATCATCTAGATTTcgaattttgatcaaattaGGAGAAATTAGGAGAAATGATCAGTGCATTGTACTTAAAGAATGACCCCTGTATGCACTGCTGGTTTTCCAATCTGTTTTGTTTGTGTCCCAAGAAATGGGCTTGAAATCTTGTAAAAAATTCAATACTGTAAATATTTCAGGAGCTACTGCAACTTTCTTGCTTGCCACAGCACTTCAGAATGATATTCCAGTTGTGTTGGCTCCTGGTCTAGTTTACAGTATTTTCAATAGCAGCTTGATTGGTGTCCTGTCTGAACCTTTGCAAGTGGTTGTTCAGACCACACAAAATGTAAGTTCCCATGAACTTTCAGACAGTACGACCCGGTGTATTTATATATCCGAACTTTCGATTTCATTGTACTTTCGTTTATTTCTGTTTTATTTCCTAGTCTGAATTAGGAAATGTCTAATCCTGCTGCTATGTCCAATTTTATGTTGTAGTGTTTTCTCATGCTTCTTGCAGTGTGATTCATTCATGTTTTGAACAGACACTTCAAGTTAAAAGTTTCCGTTGATGGTAGGAATAGTTTCAAAATTGTTGGTGAATGGTGAAGAAGTTGGAGTGgacaaaactgaaagaaatactAGATATCTCAAATAAGTTAAATTACTCCCCCAAAAAAGAATATGGTGGCAGATTCCAAGGTAAATAGTGTCAACTTACTGGGCACTAATTGATCAGTACTGAAAGACACACATAATTGATTTGTCTATAACATAGATGTAAGTGATTACCCCTTCATTCAGAACTATGCAAATAGAGtccttcaaatattttcttgtgTATCTATATCCTTTTATCTGTGGCAAGTAATGTGAACTAATATTGGTTTGTTAAactgtacatgattgtataacTAAACTTATGATAAGTTGCAGCGTTCTGTGACCATCACTTCTCTTATAATAAGAAACAGTTCAAAATGTTCCTAACTTCCTAATCTTCACTAGTCTTAGGAATGTGTAATTGGTGATAGTGATTCGTTAACTACACATATACAAATGTAGATGTTGTGAAAGTAATCAATCATGTTCATAGTAAGTTATTTGTAATTACATTTTAGCTAGGGTTCAATATGAAATGTAGATGTGACATGTCCAGTTACTACTATTACTTTATGTAAAGCTTTTAACCATAATATTGTGTTTATGTTTATACAACTGTCCATATTATCAGTATATTATGCATCTTACGTGTTTAATACCAGGTCACGCCctgtatattttgtaaatagCAGAGATGATAATGATGTAATTACAAATGATAATAAATCCTTGATCAGTATTATAAAACATGTTTTAAGTTTTATTTGCACTGTCTTTGATAAATAGTTGAAACTGCAACAGACTGCTGACAAAGTTAAAACTGTTAACCATCTGGAGGAGTGAAGTTCTTAAAGAAATGCAGTGACTGGAAAGAAGAGAGAATCCGATAATCATCGGTTATTGTGCCTTGACAGTCGTCTGGCTCATTGACTCTGGTTATC is drawn from Lineus longissimus chromosome 1, tnLinLong1.2, whole genome shotgun sequence and contains these coding sequences:
- the LOC135494866 gene encoding protein outspread-like isoform X2; translated protein: MAAKCKKFEANIFNKNKCGVCFKSKHEHSAAALECSKAARKISKCGYLFIAPDLTARRWQRRFFILYDDGELTYSVDENVGTVPQGVMDMNECEDVFDAEEQSGHEFSIAIVVPQKTYYVKGTSREEINRWHDVLVMYPRSIKTKVKRTLPPTPSSPSKKPVEISPSYSQPQPTPTHKPLTLSHSQPVTSSGPTRPLLSSARFGNSFDLPGVDASQSALASTLQPALAEIREPVLTREPLRDSIHSTSLQHESPPEPRSYDQYPSSNSSQDNDNLGGSLKHSKSDHGLNDVTAGAMHLTPPVSYRGVRSLKHKHDDRYHDGLRKSNSLHDLPTCSTSNSQDDLTDKFLSKDWYKASPNGLGSSSLSPQNTYTGVSKNKVVRARSFSSPSSSQYEPEKPRTLFHTLLDEQLNPKPQSSYYAKLAGVPKSKVDYTDRQRAHERRKTQPEIRYLDTNRTDMPSLKRRSSFQGDNSKNGMAREPSPPDTVFKYGRRGLESLASEYANANTMPQSPEKKSRPSPEKTSPKNSEPAPQVPEKRFDRDEESMDAEDGACLKKGWLHKQGASDKEWSKYWFVLHGDALKYFKDSRAEELNTLDGRIGLSYCYEVAEVDATKNYGFKVRTRNGSYILSAMTSGIRNNWVQALTKYVKKPGSVVSSPAQSDTQSPKTTRSGARLRRTLPHIGSKSVSENESPSDFNRRNTVDSVKLGKPEVTDPYKSPIEPTESAAARRRSDRLSERLSERRLRRSSIEHVSDRPSRRARTLRQAQVDETSSCGSQTSIPEVAASSATNSEAAPSPKSPKHDSSHYHRRRSDASRFRSRHHSSGSEYGSNDSLSLLKEPETRLLAKSPIEKKLDKLRSRSGSRVKSPPPPSTEERVVLDMSVRSASSTDERAVVELLETEVESLQNQLERAQKELLSVHKDNINLKTQIRLKKEKEKEEEDELDGDDDDDDVHLLEKCNMLEMRIGELELENTVQINEKASMDTKLDRMKKENDQLMNSIQGLKQDNSELKKQLRSAGSETGDLQKELESLKNDMLRLKDVQDDKNNELVETQQKLEEYRTDSRKKKRQVREKDDQISDLKDQVEKKSAESDRLSKRYENILAQLEEKTSSLELNRVDSKMMKERESQLAKVQAELERKNRECADMMNKYNAVSTEVQDLRAALEESSRRQNQHTDSLQTRDELVESLNSELSKLKRDCQTLERQSNDMSKELQDTKTTLRDSLQILDSQKSRVDEKDEQIHDLKKQLEKRNYDFEDMFIKCEDLTSELEHMKTTLEEHEDELDQEKAESDEKEAEIEDLKQVVAKKSGDCELLLKKYNELLAENDDLKAGVETGHELALLDQLEEKEEDIIKLREDLEDRTEDCEDLSDRIDDLEHQLVDAKAALVEAEHRANRQQNKERRTESVDVSTETDFDIPSSAVLPVKMDQIVQTFFVEQKQSRSLDSDYSSDINIIKSLRSKVKENEDKCDELDFMNIKLNEKVRALMEQYDGEIKSYGARIDDLVEKLRQEQIKKRRKQEMAVAMRGEAVGYSKDVERELLKVEQKIAQAETELIQQESTAEELENQIGSVELKLSSRKDEDEGMSSQEEGSCSTVSSPGVSDSEQDRDGTFEPISLFQDGQDYDNNNSNQFFSRIQGLHDKVAQSNAKLKEVLGMLDSSHEEEEEEDVTPASQEQTHDVRQRLAQCEQRLQSMTSRLQSNENSHQSSHASTPPLGHQTLRGVISTHESTLSVLQDCRNRLSESLHGLESYDNADTLNDCLEAIRETVTDMIHHAQSEESAIKDNRTTLLRTLQMAGEDVTDHLEEPLRSRSRPRTPEVVKNMTNAEKLDVYAENVALKSLIGGEASYINRHWREEFIQERDQYFEELRLATERIGELEDTVDYLTDALDEERSRGMMLKRQGSLDSYASLFSESMIHHGIAVSKLQSIEQQRGNERDRMLAEVQELNEKIARLEDALHKTRSEKQSNISGRSNNMARSVPELATVLSENITLEAQKSALMKEYQESMFTIREQQVKEFKVFHDRIQSMESKISELSDPNQLSRANSADNPLIKAAISRSQSEVGAKLESLLPPSLYEEDWSVYGQATSLVSKAMAQAELTVRINRLRDSLVNCTSKQEQLRVLDQEMDLAQTKLRSREKLMTEMVDSYKEKKINDLAQLISSNTLLPLSPVQSQFENGSIDELWSRIESHETSSVNKTNYNRVLSKLLGMVNKLAGLYRTLDMVGESSELQAKLEASVQQEVEVLTEELLLKCEETPSTEQAGIITEEFMHNMVYNLADILAQRSAIEAQFQYISDLQQKYKDERDSEIAPGLMSPEEMDSVSLPDAATAWQYRRERPTLRRYQFNGGYY
- the LOC135494866 gene encoding protein outspread-like isoform X3 encodes the protein MAAKCKKFEANIFNKNKCGVCFKSKHEHSAAALECSKAARKISKCGYLFIAPDLTARRWQRRFFILYDDGELTYSVDENVGTVPQGVMDMNECEDVFDAEEQSGHEFSIAIVVPQKTYYVKGTSREEINRWHDVLVMYPRSIKTKVKRTLPPTPSSPSKKPVEISPSYSQPQPTPTHKPLTLSHSQPVTSSGPTRPLLSSARFGNSFDLPGVDASQSALASTLQPALAEIREPVLTREPLRDSIHSTSLQHESPPEPRSYDQYPSSNSSQDNDNLGGSLKHSKSDHGLNDVTAGAMHLTPPVSYRGVRSLKHKHDDRYHDGLRKSNSLHDLPTCSTSNSQDDLTDKFLSKDWYKASPNGLGSSSLSPQNTYTGVSKNKVVRARSFSSPSSSQYEPEKPRTLFHTLLDEQLNPKPQSSYYAKLAGVPKSKVDYTDRQRAHERRKTQPEIRYLDTNRTDMPSLKRRSSFQGDNSKNGMAREPSPPDTVFKYGRRGLESLASEYANANTMPQSPEKKSRPSPEKTSPKNSEPAPQVPEKRFDRDEESMDAEDGACLKKGWLHKQGASDKEWSKYWFVLHGDALKYFKDSRAEELNTLDGRIGLSYCYEVAEVDATKNYGFKVRTRNGSYILSAMTSGIRNNWVQALTKYVKKPGSVVSSPAQSDTQSPKTTRSGARLRRTLPHIGSKSVSENESPSDFNRRNTVDSVKLGKPEVTDPYKSPIEPTESAAARRRSDRLSERLSERRLRRSSIEHVSDRPSRRARTLRQAQVDETSSCGSQTSIPEVAASSATNSEAAPSPKSPKHDSSHYHRRRSDASRFRSRHHSSGSEYGSNDSLSLLKEPETRLLAKSPIEKKLDKLRSRSGSRVKSPPPPSTEERVVLDMSVRSASSTDERAVVELLETEVESLQNQLERAQKELLSVHKDNINLKTQIRLKKEKEKEEEDELDGDDDDDDVHLLEKCNMLEMRIGELELENTVQINEKASMDTKLDRMKKENDQLMNSIQGLKQDNSELKKQLRSAGSETGDLQKELESLKNDMLRLKDVQDDKNNELVETQQKLEEYRTDSRKKKRQVREKDDQISDLKDQVEKKSAESDRLSKRYENILAQLEEKTSSLELNRVDSKMMKERESQLAKVQAELERKNRECADMMNKYNAVSTEVQDLRAALEESSRRQNQHTDSLQTRDELVESLNSELSKLKRDCQTLERQSNDMSKELQDTKTTLRDSLQILDSQKSRVDEKDEQIHDLKKQLEKRNYDFEDMFIKCEDLTSELEHMKTTLEEHEDELDQEKAESDEKEAEIEDLKQVVAKKSGDCELLLKKYNELLAENDDLKAGVETGHELALLDQLEEKEEDIIKLREDLEDRTEDCEDLSDRIDDLEHQLVDAKAALVEAEHRANRQQNKERRTESVDVSTETDFDIPSSAVLPVKMDQIVQTFFVEQKQSRSLDSDYSSDINIIKSLRSKVKENEDKCDELDFMNIKLNEKVRALMEQYDGEIKSYGARIDDLVEKLRQEQIKKRRKQEMAVAMRGEAVGYSKDVERELLKVEQKIAQAETELIQQESTAEELENQIGSVELKLSSRKDEDEGMSSQEEGSCSTVSSPGVSDSEQDRDGTFEPISLFQDGQDYDNNNSNQFFSRIQGLHDKVAQSNAKLKEVLGMLDSSHEEEEEEDVTPASQEQTHDVRQRLAQCEQRLQSMTSRLQSNENSHQSSHASTPPLGHQTLRGVISTHESTLSVLQDCRNRLSESLHGLESYDNADTLNDCLEAIRETVTDMIHHAQSEESAIKDNRTTLLRTLQMAGEDVTDHLEEPLRSRSRPRTPEVVKNMTNAEKLDVYAENVALKSLIGGEASYINRHWREEFIQERDQYFEELRLATERIGELEDTVDYLTDALDEERSRGMMLKRQGSLDSYASLFSESMIHHGIAVSKLQSIEQQRGNERDRMLAEVQELNEKIARLEDALHKTRSEKQSNISGRSNNMARSVPELATVLSENITLEAQKSALMKEYQESMFTIREQQVKEFKVFHDRIQSMESKISELSDPNQLSRANSADNPLIKAAISRSQSEVGAKLESLLPPSLYEEDWSVYGQATSLVSKAMAQAELTVRINRLRDSLVNCTSKQEQLRVLDQEMDLAQTKLRSREKLMTEMVDSYKEKKINDLAQLISSNTLLPLSPVQSQFENGSIDELWSRIESHETSSVNKTNYNRVLSKLLGMVNKLAGLYRTLDMVGESSELQAKLEASVQQEVEVLTEELLLKCEETPSTEQAGIITEEFMHNMVYNLADILAQRSAIEAQFQYISDLQQKYKDERDSEIAPGLMSPEEMDSVSLPDAATVYFV